The following coding sequences are from one Capsicum annuum cultivar UCD-10X-F1 chromosome 3, UCD10Xv1.1, whole genome shotgun sequence window:
- the LOC107864624 gene encoding CRM-domain containing factor CFM3A, chloroplastic/mitochondrial-like produces MALVPSHQLYPRTTILSYLSYTSSTPFKKPIFFHTPHGVSNQDCICMKNPPKRSNFVVKNSSKRCYLATISPNVHTPHGVFNRDCNFMKNPQKSSIFLVKNSRIKLNLDKDSGTSVLSSSWLVKWNEAPLDVVNQDCIFMRAPPKRSNFVVKNSSKRWCSGTISSNLKPKDSGTSVCSSSWLGKWNETSDEIKLKRPQIVLNYRNSNGYTSGSDCEESSSGSTMDRIVEKLKKFGYADEATEKERKVKRNVEKGSIEDMFFVEEGILPNVRGGFSEEFPFGDENVVAKDGVVRFPWEKPMVKNEESNSMSSRSRTHLAELTLPASELRRLTNLALRIKNKTRITGAGVTQQVVETIREKWNTSEVVRLKVEGAPALNMKRMHEILERKTGGLVIWRSGTSVALYRGVSYETPSERMKKRIIRRDEIRHKNSPIVDDEGNQSPSESSLCNDVDSLQADSANTSEENKNIVRQQEVNYEDVVDKLLDGLGPRYTDWPGSNPLPVDADLLSGIVPGYQPPFRILPYGVRSTLGTKEATALRRLARVLPPHFALGRSRQHQGLASAMVKLWQRSSIAKIAIKRGVQLTTSERMAEDIKKLTGGVLLSRNKDFLVFYRGKDFLSPEVAEALLEKERLAKALQDEEEKARLRASVSLTAGVQTIYSSRAAGTLGETLDADARWGKRLDDKDKENVMQEAEILRHANLVRKLEKKLAFAERKLMKAERVLSKVEETLNPLDRCAEPDSLTDEERFMFRKLGLRMKAFLLLGRRGVFDGTVENMHLHWKYRELVKIMVKAKNFEQVSKIALALEAESGGVLVSVDKVSKGYAIIVFRGKDYSRPPTLRPKNLLTKRKALARSIELQRREALLQHISTVQTRVRQLTAEIEQLASVKDSGNDELYDKLDSAYSSEDEDSEEEGDEAYMEVYDSDNDVVNRSNDSDDTTHPERELQYVHQNESEKELV; encoded by the exons ATGGCTCTTGTTCCTAGCCACCAACTATACCCAAGAACCACAATACTATCATACCTCAGCTACACTTCATCCACTCCCTTCAAGAAACCAATTTTTTTTCACACCCCACATGGTGTTTCCAATCAAGATTGCATTTGTATGAAGAACCCACCAAAAAGATCGAATTTTGTGGTGAAAAACAGTAGCAAAAGATGTTATTTAGCTACAATATCACCCAATGTTCATACCCCACATGGTGTTTTCAATCGAgattgcaattttatgaaaaacccacaaaaaagttcaatttttttggtgaaaaaCAGTAGGATAAAACTGAATTTGGATAAAGATAGTGGTACTAGTGTATTGAGTAGTTCTTGGTTAGTTAAATGGAATGAAGCCCCACTTGATGTTGTCAATCAAGATTGTATTTTTATGAGAGCCCCACCAAAAAGATCAAATTTTGTGGTGAAAAACAGTAGCAAAAGATGGTGTTCTGGTACAATATCATCCAATTTGAAGCCTAAAGACAGTGGTACTAGTGTATGTAGTAGTTCTTGGTTAGGTAAATGGAACGAAACCAGTGATGAAATTAAGCTGAAAAGGCCCCAAATTGTGTTGAATTATAGGAATAGTAATGGATATACATCTGGTTCTGATTGTGAAGAAAGTAGTAGTGGTAGTACAATGGATAGAATtgttgagaaattgaagaaatttgGGTATGCTGATGAGGCTACAGAGAAGGAGCGGAAGGTAAAGAGAAATGTTGAGAAAGGGTCTATTGAGGATATGTTTTTTGTTGAAGAAGGAATACTGCCAAATGTAAGAGGTGGATTTTCTGAAGAATTCCCATTTGGGGATGAGAATGTGGTTGCCAAAGATGGTGTAGTTAGATTTCCATGGGAAAAGCCAATGGTGAAGAATGAGGAGAGTAATTCAATGAGTAGTAGGAGTAGGACTCATTTGGCTGAGCTGACACTTCCTGCTTCTGAGCTCAGACGGTTGACGAATTTGGCTCTCCGGATAAAGAATAAGACAAGAATTACCGGTGCTGGTGTTACACAGCAAGTTGTAGAAACCATTCGCGAGAAGTGGAATACATCCGAGGTTGTCCGGTTGAAAGTGGAAGGTGCTCCTGCACTAAATATGAAGAGAATGCATGAGATTCTAGAG AGAAAAACTGGTGGGCTAGTAATTTGGAGATCTGGCACTTCTGTGGCTCTTTACCGAGGTGTCAGTTATGAGACTCCATCTGAGCGAATGAAGAAGAGGATAATTAGAAGAGATGAGATTCGTCATAAGAACTCTCCAATAGTTGATGACGAAGGTAATCAAAGTCCTTCAGAAAGCAGTCTTTGCAATGATGTGGATTCCCTTCAAGCAGACTCTGCAAATACTTCTGAAGAGAACAAAAATATCGTTAGACAACAAGAAGTGAACTATGAAGATGTCGTAGACAAACTGTTGGATGGCTTGGGGCCTAGATATACAGATTGGCCAGGATCCAATCCACTTCCTGTAGATGCAGATTTACTTTCTGGTATAGTCCCTGGTTATCAGCCTCCTTTCAGAATTCTTCCATATGGGGTGAGATCTACTCTCGGGACAAAAGAAGCAACTGCTTTAAGAAGGCTTGCCAGAGTTCTACCTCCACATTTTGCTTTAG GTAGAAGCAGGCAGCATCAAGGTTTGGCATCAGCTATGGTTAAGCTGTGGCAAAGAAGTTCAATTGCAAAGATTGCTATAAAACGTGGCGTTCAGCTTACTACAAGTGAGAGAATGGCTGAGGATATTAAG AAATTAACAGGAGGTGTGCTACTCTCTAGAAACAAGGACTTCTTGGTATTCTACAGAGGGAAAGATTTTTTGTCACCAGAGGTTGCAGAAGCCTTGTTGGAGAAGGAGAGATTGGCAAAGGCCTTgcaagatgaagaagagaaagcTAGGCTACGAGCATCAGTCTCACTCACAGCAGGTGTTCAAACGATTTACTCTTCAAGGGCTGCTGGCACACTAGGAGAAACTTTGGATGCTGATGCTAGATGGGGGAAAAGGCTGGATGATAAGGACAAGGAAAATGTGATGCAAGAAGCAGAAATATTAAGGCATGCTAACCTGGTCAGGAAGCTCGAAAAGAAGCTTGCATTT GCTGAAAGGAAATTGATGAAAGCTGAGCGTGTCTTGTCAAAGGTGGAGGAAACTTTAAATCCGTTGGATAGGTGTGCAGAGCCTGACAGCTTAACAGATGAGGAGAGATTTATGTTTCGGAAGCTAGGACTGAGGATGAAAGCTTTCTTACTTTTGG GTAGGCGTGGAGTTTTTGATGGTACAGTGGAGAATATGCACTTGCATTGGAAGTATCGTGAATTGGTCAAAATCATGGTAAAGGCCAAGAATTTTGAACAAGTATCAAAAATTGCATTAGCCCTTGAAGCAGAGAGTGGGGGTGTCTTGGTTTCAGTGGACAAAGTGTCCAAAGGATATGCTATAATTGTATTCCGTGGCAAGGACTACAGTCGTCCACCTACCCTGAGGCCCAAAAATcttttaaccaaaagaaaggCACTGGCACGTTCAATAGAGCTTCAGAGACGCGAG GCTCTTCTGCAACATATTTCAACAGTTCAAACAAGAGTTCGACAGCTTACAGCTGAAATT GAACAACTTGCTAGTGTGAAAGACTCTGGAAACGATGAACTATATGATAAGCTAGATTCTGCTTACTCTTCTGAAGATGAGGACAGTGAG GAGGAAGGGGATGAGGCATACATGGAGGTTTATGACAGTGATAACGATGTTGTCAATCGTAGTAATGATTCAGATGACACTACACATCCAGAAAGAGAGTTGCAGTATGTACATCAAAATGAATCAGAAAAAGAGCTTGTTTGA